In Fusarium poae strain DAOMC 252244 chromosome Unknown contig_1, whole genome shotgun sequence, the following are encoded in one genomic region:
- a CDS encoding uncharacterized protein (MEROPS:MER0019360) encodes MKNVDGGDVKQGKLSNCWFVAGLTALANLEHGLTQTCAAHDTGVGVYGFVFYRDGAWTYTIIDDTLYLQSPCWDSPSLQRALLQQTDRVDAESEYKRTYQTGSKALFFAQCRDQNETWVPLIEKAYAKAHGDYAALACGWVGEGLEDLSGGVTTQLFTSDILDPDVFWADELSKVNQEFLFGASTGILDGGYGERDGISEGHAYIVVAAHTLKSGKRLLKIRNPWAHARKGIWEGAWSDGSKEWTAEVQQELGHRFGGDSVFWISFEDFLRKYSHLDRTKLFRDVDWRCTQSWISINVPWRACYQDRFRIVLTKESPAVVAVSQLDRRYFNGLHGQYSFCISFLIYHEADSGVRRCVAQSHGNYLMTRSASVELPELTPGTYTICTRVDAERDTSLESVEDVIKQECRARTENLKLAQVGFAYDLAHKKAEAYTSEVKRLEKIKDQERASKCRQEERRRRWEERHIKRVLTKKQKQKNKGKQRTRCKVHKETDSASNKEPLILTHTGAGALTRNANADVEGTGDYTLLGGVEKGTVQQEIIVGSHTGDGMVIRSCHGRLVGAEESPVKPVPVSTSSRLDERLPGSSFWDSAGDSSDSPIGEWEELYNTDDTTHSLEKESRDEPRRNTRCEHAVRGALVGESTDSDNSSEDETPSPWNAVCIVGVRVYSKDKAITLQTLFD; translated from the exons ATGAAGAACGTAGATGGCGGGGATGTGAAGCAGGGCAAGCTCAGCAACTGCTGGTTTGTTGCAGGCTTGACCGCTCTTGCGAACCTTGAACATGGGCTCACTCAGACATGTGCGGCGCATGACACAG GAGTCGGCGTCTACGGCTTCGTCTTCTACCGAGACGGAGCGTGGACATACACCATCATCGATGATACACTCTACCTTCAATCACCCTGTTGGGACTCTCCGAGTTTGCAGAGAGCACTTCTGCAACAGACCGATCGAGTTGACGCGGAAAGTGAGTACAAGAGAACGTACCAGACCGGTTCCAAGGCCCTTTTCTTTGCCCAGTGTAGAGACCAGAACGAAACCTGGGTTCCTCTCATCGAGAAAGCTTATGCGAAGGCTCATGGTGACTATGCAGCATTGGCATGTGGCTGGGTTGGTGAGGGGCTGGAAGATCTTTCCGGCGGAGTAACGACTCAGCTATTTACCTCAGACATTCTTGATCCTGACGTCTTCTGGGCTGATGAATTATCCAAGGTCAACCAGGAGTTTCTGTTTGGCGCCTCGACTGGGATACTGGATGGCGGCTACGGCGAACGTGACGGCATCTCAGAGGGCCACGCCTACATTGTCGTGGCGGCCCACACACTCAAGTCGGGCAAGAGGCTGCTCAAGATCCGCAATCCGTGGGCTCATGCCCGTAAGGGCATCTGGGAAGGCGCCTGGAGTGATGGCTCAAAGGAGTGGACGGCAGAAGTCCAGCAGGAACTCGGGCATCGCTTCGGTGGCGACTCTGTCTTTTGGATCTCTTTCGAAGACTTTCTGCGAAAATACTCGCACCTGGATCGCACAAAGCTCTTCCGAGACGTAGACTGGAGGTGCACCCAGAGCTGGATCAGCATTAACGTGCCCTGGAGGGCATGCTACCAAGACCGATTCCGTATCGTCCTGACAAAAGAGTCTCCAGCTGTCGTCGCAGTTTCACAGCTTGACAGACGATATTTCAATGGCCTCCACGGCCAATACTCCTTCTGTATTAGTTTTCTCATTTACCATGAAGCAGACTCAGGGGTTCGTCGGTGCGTAGCGCAGTCTCATGGTAACTATTTGATGACACGATCAGCTTCTGTAGAGCTGCCCGAGTTGACACCCGGTACCTACACTATATGCACACGAGTAGATGCGGAAAGAGACACGTCATTGGAATCGGTCGAGGACGTCATCAAGCAGGAGTGCAGGGCCAGGACGGAGAACCTCAAGCTGGCGCAGGTTGGCTTTGCTTACGACTTAGCCCACAAGAAGGCTGAAGCTTATACTAGCGAAGTCAAACGCTTAGAAAAGATCAAGGATCAAGAGAGAGCATCAAAATGCCGTCAGGAGGAGCGCCGTCGAAGATGGGAGGAACGCCACATCAAACGGGTCCTTACCAAAAAGCAGAAACAGAAGAACAAAGGCAAACAGCGAACTCGTTGCAAAGTTCACAAAGAAACAGATAGCGCTTCTAACAAAGAGCCCCTGATTTTGACACACACGGGTGCAGGGGCATTGACGAGGAACGCCAATGCTGATGTCGAAGGGACGGGAGATTACACTTTACTAGGTGGCGTTGAAAAGGGTACTGTTCAACAGGAAATCATCGTCGGCAGTCATACAGGAGACGGAATGGTGATCCGGTCATGCCATGGGAGGCTTGTGGGAGCAGAGGAGTCGCCGGTAAAGCCTGTGCCAGTGTCGACATCTTCAAGACTTGATGAGCGTTTACCTGGTTCTTCCTTTTGGGACTCGGCTGGCGATTCATCAGATTCCCCGATTGGTGAATGGGAAGAGCTGTACAACACTGATGACACCACACACTCTCTGGAGAAAGAGTCGAGGGATGAGCCTCGGAGGAATACTAGGTGTGAGCATGCTGTGAGGGGAGCTCTAGTAGGAGAGAGCACAGACAGTGATAACTCAAGTGAAGACGAAACGCCGAGTCCTTGGAATGCTGTGTGTATTGTGGGTGTTCGGGTTTACTCGAAAGACAAAGCTATCACACTCCAAACATTATTTGACTGA